In Deltaproteobacteria bacterium, a single window of DNA contains:
- a CDS encoding acetyl-CoA C-acetyltransferase — MSRTAYIYDAIRTPRGKGKSDGKLYELKPISLLSQQLEALRHRNNLPTNRVSDIVTGCVTAVGEQGMNIAKAAALHAQWDTGVAGVTINRFCASGLEAINLAAAKVMSGFEDLVVAGGVESMSRVTMGADGGPWAQDPETNRIAGFAPQGIGADLIATMDGFSREQVDEFALRSHQKAASARSQKLFAASQVPVVDQNGLVILDQDETIRPDTSVAALSQLKASFTKIGDLGFDGVAYHRYPGVEKIHHVHTAGNSSGISDGAAAVLIGSKSIGDELGLKPKARIVASAVVGSEPTIMLTGPVPATMLALKRANLSIKDIDLFEVNEAFASVVLKFQKDTGVPWDKINVNGGAIAMGHPLGATGAMLTGTLVDELHRRGLRYGVVTLCIGAGMGIATVFERQ; from the coding sequence ATGTCGAGGACAGCGTACATCTACGATGCTATACGTACGCCACGGGGTAAGGGCAAGAGCGATGGCAAGCTGTATGAGCTGAAGCCAATAAGCCTGCTAAGTCAGCAGCTTGAGGCCTTGCGCCACCGCAATAATCTCCCGACAAATCGTGTGTCCGACATCGTCACGGGCTGCGTTACGGCCGTTGGCGAGCAGGGAATGAATATCGCTAAGGCTGCTGCCCTCCATGCACAATGGGATACCGGTGTCGCAGGCGTCACGATCAACCGGTTCTGTGCCTCGGGGCTTGAAGCTATCAATCTCGCCGCTGCAAAAGTGATGAGTGGCTTTGAAGACTTAGTGGTGGCAGGAGGCGTGGAGTCAATGTCGCGGGTGACCATGGGGGCCGACGGCGGGCCATGGGCGCAGGATCCCGAGACAAATCGCATCGCTGGATTCGCGCCGCAGGGCATCGGTGCGGACCTCATTGCAACGATGGACGGCTTCAGTCGCGAGCAAGTTGATGAGTTTGCACTGCGTTCCCACCAGAAAGCGGCTTCAGCTCGCAGTCAGAAACTCTTCGCCGCCTCCCAGGTGCCTGTGGTCGATCAAAATGGGCTCGTGATTTTAGATCAAGATGAAACCATCCGGCCAGATACCTCGGTCGCGGCCTTGTCACAGCTAAAAGCTTCGTTCACCAAGATCGGTGACTTGGGTTTTGACGGCGTGGCCTATCACCGCTATCCCGGCGTTGAGAAAATACATCACGTGCATACCGCTGGAAACTCTTCAGGTATCAGCGATGGCGCTGCGGCCGTTCTGATTGGTAGCAAGTCTATTGGTGATGAACTGGGCCTAAAACCCAAGGCGCGCATTGTCGCGTCCGCCGTAGTTGGAAGTGAGCCAACTATTATGCTTACTGGTCCAGTACCGGCAACGATGCTAGCGCTGAAACGCGCAAATCTCAGTATTAAAGACATCGATCTCTTCGAGGTCAATGAAGCCTTCGCGTCTGTGGTATTGAAGTTTCAAAAAGACACGGGCGTGCCCTGGGACAAAATTAACGTCAACGGTGGCGCGATTGCGATGGGCCACCCACTAGGGGCAACGGGCGCGATGCTGACGGGGACGCTGGTCGACGAGCTGCATCGCCGCGGCCTGCGCTACGGTGTCGTAACGCTTTGCATCGGTGCTGGGATGGGTATTGCCACTGTATTTGAACGTCAATAA
- a CDS encoding sugar nucleotide-binding protein has protein sequence MNIVVAGGTGLVGRELLRQLTSRHDHNVTAIVRRSGALAPFTEVHEYPFAYDDPLAYQALELGTLPCDVLLIALGTTIREAGSQAAFRKVDLDYPVKLASAAAACNPKLIIGVVSSVGAARPSGFYLRTKHEMEQGLTALGVACVIARPSLLLGDRPERRLGEHLASKILPPLLNAVGRVGLAAKLTQYRPITASQVATALIREAVLKSPCGTVVIEGDEFYADRSAV, from the coding sequence ATGAACATTGTCGTTGCCGGAGGGACTGGTCTGGTAGGTAGGGAGTTGCTGAGGCAGCTCACGTCACGACATGATCACAACGTCACTGCAATAGTGAGGAGGTCGGGTGCACTGGCGCCCTTTACCGAGGTGCACGAGTACCCATTTGCCTACGACGATCCTTTGGCCTATCAAGCACTGGAATTGGGCACCCTGCCGTGCGATGTACTCCTGATAGCGCTCGGAACCACCATCCGCGAGGCCGGATCGCAGGCAGCGTTTCGCAAGGTGGATCTCGATTATCCGGTTAAACTTGCCAGTGCTGCGGCGGCTTGTAACCCCAAGTTGATCATCGGCGTCGTCTCTTCGGTGGGTGCGGCAAGACCCAGCGGGTTTTACCTGCGCACCAAGCATGAGATGGAGCAGGGTCTCACAGCGCTCGGCGTGGCCTGTGTCATTGCCAGGCCCTCACTGCTGCTAGGCGACCGCCCTGAGCGTCGGTTGGGTGAGCACCTGGCGAGCAAGATCCTGCCGCCTCTACTTAACGCAGTCGGGCGCGTGGGACTTGCGGCAAAGCTCACGCAGTACCGTCCGATCACCGCGAGCCAGGTGGCGACCGCCCTCATTCGTGAGGCCGTCCTCAAGAGTCCGTGCGGTACCGTCGTCATTGAAGGTGACGAGTTTTACGCCGATAGATCCGCCGTGTGA
- a CDS encoding DUF2236 domain-containing protein, with amino-acid sequence MAQPSYLKMDPVRDHETIVKWMVVDTWAFDLVRSIELALLKTFSVPSIAKILVDSREFLDHTQKRYDDTDLLLSMFIERGYTSVEGREAIRRINRMHAVHPITNDQMLYVLSTFVIDPIIWMSSYGWRPLMPVEEQALFHFWIAVGKLMGITDLFTDLEAMRAYHTRYEAECMVYSDNNLMLYKGVVPTVARNLPFPLSILTAKLLPAIMSPRMCAAFGITPAGKFIRLIVEYALRTRGRIDQLLPRKPHWRLAMKRRTYPNGFTIKELGVSNRPKLASCPVRHIHRPTQDHTADLSA; translated from the coding sequence ATGGCTCAACCGTCCTATCTAAAGATGGATCCTGTGAGAGATCACGAGACTATCGTCAAATGGATGGTTGTAGACACCTGGGCCTTTGATTTAGTGCGTTCGATCGAGCTGGCCCTACTAAAGACCTTTTCGGTCCCCTCGATCGCAAAGATCTTGGTAGATTCCCGCGAATTCCTTGATCACACGCAAAAGCGCTACGACGACACAGATCTCCTGCTCTCGATGTTTATCGAGCGCGGTTACACCAGTGTCGAGGGTCGCGAGGCAATTCGCCGCATCAATCGCATGCATGCCGTGCATCCTATCACCAACGACCAGATGCTGTATGTACTGTCGACCTTCGTGATTGATCCGATTATTTGGATGTCATCCTACGGCTGGCGTCCCTTGATGCCGGTGGAAGAGCAGGCTCTGTTTCACTTTTGGATTGCCGTTGGCAAACTCATGGGAATCACCGATCTCTTTACCGACCTCGAAGCAATGCGCGCCTACCACACGCGTTATGAGGCGGAGTGCATGGTCTACAGTGACAACAACCTGATGCTTTACAAAGGCGTAGTACCAACGGTTGCCAGGAATCTACCATTTCCGCTTTCAATCCTTACAGCAAAACTATTGCCGGCCATCATGTCACCACGGATGTGCGCTGCCTTCGGCATTACTCCAGCTGGAAAATTCATCCGCCTCATCGTTGAGTATGCACTGAGGACTCGTGGACGTATCGACCAGCTTTTGCCGCGTAAACCGCACTGGCGTCTCGCCATGAAACGTCGCACCTACCCGAACGGCTTCACCATCAAAGAACTAGGCGTATCTAATCGCCCCAAGTTGGCCAGCTGTCCTGTGCGCCACATTCATCGGCCGACTCAGGATCACACGGCGGATCTATCGGCGTAA